aatagacctcctcccaagacgttccgatcagactcggtatctcggtaattcaagacacttcgacaggttaaaacaaatctagcaacaccacccgaatgtgccgacaaatcccgataggagctgcacatatctctttctcagggcacactcagatgagcgctccatacaactaaaaccaaacctcgagtttccccgagggggcgctgcacaggactctagtttggaccaacactcagaggagcactggcccgggggggtttaaaataagatgacccgcgggctccggaaacccgagggaaaaagaggctaggtggcaaatggtaagaccaaggttgggcattgctggaaaagctttaatcaaggcgaactaccaaggggttcccattataacccaaccgggtaaggaacgcaaaatccgggaacataacaccgatatgacggaaactagggcgacaagaatggaacaaaacactaggcgagaggccgagccttccaccctttaccaagtatatagatgcattaagataacaagataatatgatgatatcccaacaagaaaataaatattccaataaggaacggcctccgaccttcacctgcaactagtaacgctataagaggggctgagcaaagcggtaacatagtcaatcaacggtttgctaggtcaatggtgggttagaggtttgacatggcaatttgggaggcttgcaagcaaatggtaggcatcgtagcattggcatagcaaaagagcaagcaaactagcatagcaaagatagtagtgatttcgagggtatgatcatcttgcctgcacagttgtcagagttgactggatcctcgaaagcaaactcaacgggctcctcgttagcgaactcgtctcccggctctacccaaacaagacaaacaagcaacaaggatacaatcaaccacgtgcaaactccaacaacacaatgcaaagatgatatgctatgcgggatgcgatgcgggatgcaaaatgcaagatatgacaggaaatgcatgaacctggcctcaacttggaaatccaagtatgccactggaaagatgagatgaaattgcttgaaaacgatataaataacgccggaatcggagttacggtttgaaaatggcaagcgattcaaaaatgacaccggtctacgatttacagcaagtagacgtctaaatgcaatgaaatgaacatgctacagcacccaaacatgacaacaaaatacatggtagggatgcacacaagatgcttaacaaaagtctagcactgaggtacggccaattcatccactaacaggttcaaacaagcatggcaaaaatgcaaatgacaaacagatctcagacttagtgaaattaacacttgtctggaatttcagatcaggtagccctctttggagcaacaaaactacatgctacaggacctaaacatggcaaagtaaagcatggtatggagctactcaaagagcttaacaaaagtcccttagtgaccttgagccaaaagggatcagaaaatacaattgcaagcatgtgaacatagcaaagaaacataatcaattttcagacttagtgaaaactgacacaagcTGAAatatatctcaagtaggcatgtttacgagctcgatgcactcactacagagtaagtcatggcaagacaagcatacatccatcaagaaggcacaaaatgcaagctagacatggcaagaataatagcatagtatgcacggatcaactacaacatcaccggcaaaattgcaaacaagttgacaatctgcccagattcataaagtagcaaaagtagagctcgattgactcaagttaggatgctccataattgcaaacaaagatattgatggatagagcactacaagattaacaaaactcccttactgatcatcctcaaaagaggcacggatcactaggaaacaacaagaacatatggcattatGAGATAAACagccccaggacttagtgaaatcactaagtccctgaaaacagaattagcaagtgcaccactttgcaagcttgcacaagtcaccacacacatcctaaaatacatgggttgcacctctggaaagatgacaaaacccttaacaaaaggcatgtagaactcacgggcatatcatccacacaataatcatggcaaaattgacaaaagtgctaaacggagtagcagatctgacaattaactcaagtagccctcttctaacagcatttcgggcatcaagatgaactcaaatgaaaatgatgcaatggaatgaaatgatgtactctctgagatgaacattttgatatgctatatgtatgaatcggagctacggatgcaaagttacagagccgtgaacatgagcacttggactaaAAATTCTGAGGACTTAGAAGAATTTGACCTAGGGTTCgtcccagatctggatcggcacacgaaccgaggagctccggcgaggtcgcAAAAACCggcggggaggagagggagagccggacccggccggatccgggccggatctggcggcggacggcgaggggcgaaggcggcggcggtcggcgaggcggcgcggcgcagcgagcggccgggcggcgggcggcggcggggagcggcCGGGCGGCGGGTGGGGTGGAGGCGGTGAGCAGCGTGGGGGAGGACGAGGCGGCGCGGGCGAGCTCCACTGACCCGTGCACGGGCGCGAGCGGGCCGGCCACCGGCCGCGGCGGGCAGGCGATGGAGGCGACGAAGTGGGGTGGCGGCGCGGGCCAATGGCGGAGCGCCACGTGGTGGCGGCGacggatccggacgtgtccggccggacaGAGAAATGTCCGCTGGCGCGAGAggtgggtggatctagggtttcgtccgtgattcgaatggggggagatatatataggcatagagggagctaggagagttcaaatgagatgcggttttcggccacgcgatcgtgatcgaacgctctagatgatggagcagagttaggtgggttttgggccaaattggagaggtgttgggctgcaacacacacgaggcttttttggtccctcggttaaccgttggagtatcaaacgaagtccaaatgatacgaaacttgacaggcggtctacggtagtaaaacaaggccgcttggcaagtctcagtccaattcggaaatgtttaatccccacacacgaaagaaagctagaaatgaccaccggaggagaacgaagcgccggaatgcaaaacggacaacgggaaaaaagcTCGAATGCgaaagacgaacacgtatgcaaatgcaatgcacatgatgacataatatgagatgcatgacaacgacaacaacacacggggaCAAAGACCCGaatccgaggaaataaatataacttaacgccggaaacggcaagagttggagtacaaattgggaaagttacatccgggatgttacaatgcgccactgctatattgtagtggcgcaccacatgtcaggtgcgccattagtatccatttcatctatagcccttttcctagtagtggaaaaGTAAAAAATATATTAGTCCCTccctttttatttactccgcatattagagttgactgaagtcaaactttgtaaagtttgaccaagtttatagaaaataatataaatatttatcATAACAAATTTATactatgtgaaagtacattcaataataaatctgaTGATATTGATTTGTTATCGTATATGTTAATAGTTTTGTTTATAAAattggtcaaagtttacaaagcttgactttgaccaaaactaataCGCGAACTAAAAAAAAGGAGGGAGTATTATTCAGATCATGTAGCTATGGTCTAGATTTCTTAAGTTTATTTTGCCCGATACTTGAGGTCCTTGACCTATGTATGATTTAAAGTTGTGTTGGTCATGCTGAAACGTTTCAAATGTACTTTCTTTTTGTCAAATAGATCTGGATCAATGTTTCCATGACCAAAATATATGAATAAATGGCTGCATTATGTTCGCAATGTGATCACGAACGGTCGTTCTGCAACTATGCTTCAATACACGACTGAATCCACACCACAACCTCAGGTAATTCCATGATTTAAAATAGCTCGCTATAGCTCTGTTATAGCATGCTATAGCATTTAGAAGAGATCATGCGCTAAGGTTCTTTGATCCAAACACATGAAGACACATTTTAAATAGCCCACTATAACATTTAAAAGAGGTCTGCCGCTAAGATCCTTAGCAAGCTATCTAAAACTATGGGTAATTCATCGAAAGTAGATTAGACAGGGGGTAAACAATGCACGATGAAACGTATCGACATAGTAATGGATAAACTCTCCTATAGTAGCTCACCAGAAACATAACATTCCAATATTAACCGTTTACTTATTATTTGAAATCGTATTACTTCAAAAGGTCATAacaaatatgtagatattacttcaTGCCAATTTGACTACAAAGTAACATGGCTTCTCTTTTCATATACTTGCATCACTCCCTTGCAATACGGCGTCGCGGCAACGCGTGTCATCAATGATATATTGACAAATTTCTCcacaaagaaaaaataataatctaatctTGTGACAGATTAATAGAATTCCCTTTATGCAGTAACAGCTCAGTGAATATCAGACACCAAGTATTACCGTGTACTAACTATTCATGACCACTCTTTTACAACCAATTGGGCGAACACAAAATCACCAGCTAGCTATATATCCATCAAGAGTCACAACaaatgttcatatatatatatatatatatatatatatatatatatatatatatatatatatatatatatgttcatatttATTTGGAAAAATAAATGAAGACCATAGATATGTAATGTCACGGCTGGATAGTccatagtgaactcacttcatcaTCTCACCGACCGTCTTCCTGATGAGCTCCCAAGCGCTCAAAATGTGTCTCTCCTCCTGAAGTGACGATCCCACGGCGAAGCGCAGGACGAGCCTGCCACCTACCACTGTGTGCGCAAGGTACGCCTTGCCGGTCTTGTTCACGTTTACCATGAGCAAACGGTTCACCTCGTCGTCCGCCCTAATTCTAGTCGCCTTGATCCTGAAGCAGACGAGAGCAAAGTTTCTCGGCACGACGATCTCGAACCGATCATCAGCATGGACCAAGTCCTCAAACATCTTGGCCATGGCGACGTCTCTGCGGATGTGCTCTTGGAGATTGGCGGTGCCGTAGGTTCGCATGACCATCCAAAGTTTGAGGCCACGGAAGCGGCGGCCGACTCCGACCTGCATGTCCTGGAGGTCAGTGCCGTCGCCGGACATGCTGGCATCGTTCTTGAGGTACTCGGGATTAGTCTCCAGCGACTGGCTGAGGCGGTGTGCGTCGCGCACGTAGAGGCAGGTGCAGTCCAGGCACGTGAGCAGCCACTTGTGCGGGCTCATGCTTATGGAGTCCACGCGCTCGACGCCGTTGAGGTGGTGCCGAAACTCTGGGCAAATGCACGCGCTGCCGGCGTAGGCGGCGTCGACATGGACCCATGCATTGAACATAGCCGCGACTTTGGCGACGTCACCTATGGGGTCAACAGCATTGGACGACGTGGTGCCCACCGTGGCACAAACGTAGGTCGGCACAAGGCCGGCCATGGCGTCAGCCTGCATGGCGGCGAGTAGGTTCGCCGGGTCGATGCCGTAGTCAGTCTCTGGCCCGGTGGGAATTGAGCGGAAATTTGCAGAGTCGAAGCCCGCCAGCCGACACGCCTTGAAAAACGTGGAGTGGGTCTGGTCAGAAGCATAGACGGCCAGGTTCGAAATCCCGGCCCCACTCCGGCTCATCGCTATGTCACGGGCGGCGGCAAGCGTGACGAGCATGGCCTCGCTCGTCGTCCCTAGAATGACGCTGCCGCCTGTCCCCCGGGAAGCACCGGTGCAGTTCATGAAGCTCCTTGGAAGCCGCAGAAGCTGCGCGAGCCAGTCGAGCACGAGCACCTCCATCTCTGTAGCAGCGGGAGCCTCCTGCCACGTGAACCCGACGGTGTTCATTGTGGAGGCAATGAGGTCTCCGGCGATAGCAGCCGCGCTATTGGTCGCCGGGAAAAACGCGAAGAAGTTTGGGCTGGCCCAGTGTGTGATACCAGGCACCACAGACGCCCTGAGCTCTTTCATGGCGACGTCGAAAGGGGCTGGGTGCACCGGCGGAGACGCTCCGAGCTCATCCCGCAGGTAGCCAGGTTTGACGCTGGGCAGCACCGGCATGGACTCGACGGACTTGTAGTAGTCAGAAACGAAGTCGACGGCCTTGTGGAGGTAGGAGCGTATGTCATCGTCGTTGAGTGGCTGGAAGGGTGGCAGCTCACCAAAGGCGGTGGCGGGATTGCTTCTTGCAGGAATGCTGCCCATTTGTGGATTGTACCAATGAGATGGGTGCCTTGATTGGTACTAACACCAACACGTACCTCTCTATTATAGAGTACTTCAACTAgttctcgcaaaaaaaaagagtagTACAACTAGTAAGGACTAAGGACTCCATACATAGCAACTGACCTCACAGCAGAAGCAACACTGAGCCGAGTTGTAAACAAGGCACCCCATCTCATTGGTACTATCCACAAATGTAAATTATGTTTATGTCCCAGGTTGGCACCTAATTTGTTACCACAGGCTAACATGAACCTTGAGCCAGAGCCAGCAAAAACACTTAACCTAACATCTCCGAAATTATCTTCCTAATTTTGGACCCACTCTCTCCAAAAGCCAAGGCCCAAAAGGCCATAACAGTTGGATGTAGATAGCTAGCTAGATTTTGACGGAGACCCAAAAGCCATGATCCAACACCATGTCCCTTCCTCGACGGAGAAAAAAGGGAGGCACCGAAGCAACCAAGGAACAGTGCAAAAAAGTACAGCATGTTCGACTCAGCTAGTTAGATCCAAAGCTCTtctttgcaaaaaacaaaaaaaaaacaaggaagaaaacaaaacaaaaactagTTGGATGCCTCGTATATGAAGGGGTTGCTTGGTTTGAAGCCACCTTCTGCTAAGGTAATATATTGGCAAGTTTAAAAGGTTTGGACTCCATTTGTTTGGTGCCAAATTATTGACAGTGCTTACAATGTTTGAAAATTCGCAGGGGCACACACGTACACATGCATACGGCAATCCATTTGCTTAAAAATTGATGCACTAGTTTATTTCATTAGCCCTTAATTGTTGCATTGGGTTCAATGCATGCCAGCTTTTGGCAGAGTTGCATGAGCCACCGACCCCACCTCTCATGCCTTTTCATATCATCtcaaaatttgaatctattttatcTTTTAACAAGTCTAAATTAAGTTTTGTTTGCATATTGTGTTCGTTGGAACGAATATACTTTCGAACAATATCAATTTTGAATACATTTAGACACCCTTTTTTTTACAATTTTACcaagattcaaatatttaaactccaTATTCGTGATGTTAAGATCTACAAAGTTTCACCAAATTTTACCAAGTTTCATTTTCTTTTGGGGGTTTATGGTTTAAGGTTAGAGCTTGGGGCTTAGGTTTCGATGGTTAGGGCTTAGGGTTTAGGATTTAAGTTTTAGGTTTTGAAACTTGCTGAATTTATAATTTGTTATATTAAGTTTTAGTACtcctctgtatcaaaatataagaccttttttgatacagagggagtataaaaaaCCATCTTATATTTTGATATGAAGAGAGTAGTTGAAACTTGCTGAAGTTTTTGAAACTAGTCAAAATGTATTCGAAAGTGGGTTTATTTCACAGCCCTTTTTACAAGGAAAACGAAGATGCGAATGAAATATAAAATGGTATTTCAATTCAAAAGGTATAATAGATTCAAATAATTTACAATCAAAAGGAAAAGCATAAGAGGTGGGATGGGTAGGGCATGCTCTAGTCACGAAACCACTTTCCTAATCTtggcctgcatgcatgcatgcatgcatgtcccgGTCCCTGTGTCTTCCCTACAATGTTGGCAAGGCAAGATCCTTCAGTTTTAAGTAACCAACCAAATGCATTTTTGTTTGTCTTACAAAAATTTGGTTCATTACTCTCAATAACATTTTCGCTTGGTGTCATGTTGGTGTAGAATGTCTTGTCAGCGCCTAGTTGGTCTAATGAGTATGGAAGGCATTTTAGATCCACTGCTAAACTAAATGTGATGATTTTATGGATTCTGCCATGTCCCATATGCCGCGTCATGCAAAAATTGGCGTGTAAATCACATCGTTGTCTGAAAAGTGTACGTTTTTTTTCCATATTGTGGAACTGTGAATTGTTTATCTATTGTTATTCTTTATCCCATTATCTTTCTTCCTTTAGGGTAATATCAATGCCCTtattttatgttatttagaataatttgtgTTTCTATGTGTGTGCCAATTTATGAGTATATCTCTTATTAAGAAATAATGTTTCGTCCAAAAAAAATGTTTGACTATTAGTCGGCTCAAGAATTTTCCTATTTCTCAATGGATTGAGCAATAGTCACGGAAGAGTAACACCCGGAAGGCCCAGAGCGGAGCTTAAAGTAATGAAAAAATTGTTTCCTTGATGACCCAATCCTATATTGCTCATCCAAATTGTGTTCCTGACAACAAATCGTCGAGAACCGGGCACGGAGCTTTGCTACACGTACAAGGTGTTACAGGGATAAGGGGATTACTGGATGTTATGGCAGCCTTTAATTAGTCAGTAGTAGAGGCACGGCCCACCCCTTTTGAATTCAGGAAGGGGATGTTTGGAAGTTCTTAAGGAGCCTATAAAATCCCCGTAAAAGCCTATACGTCAAGCATTTTTGCCAGCCATGTCGTTCAATAATTCTAGACCTACGAAAAATCTATAAACATTCAGATAACTTTCTAAACTAGAATTCTTTCCTCCATGTTGCCTCTAAGGGGAGAACCAAATAACAAGCCATCAACTTTTACGTACATTGAAGATAGTGCCAACAAATTGGATGTAGGAGAACAATGGCATTCCAATCCATCGAGGTTTAAGTACTAGACTTGACATTGATGTCcgtatttttctggatttatttcagggcgATGTTCATTCTGTAGGATGAGACACTCCTGTCGACTATGAGATGTCTGTGGCgatttcgtcaatctcaagatgttaCGCCGGCTCAGTCACTCCGAGGTGCTCACAGAaacagtgtgtgtgtgcatgcgttGGTGAGTGTTTGCTCATGTATATGAGCGACTTTGATTGTGCTGTATTAAAAAAAAGTAGACAAGCACTTGTTTATAAGCCGGGGCAAAATGCCCAGCCAGCGGAGGCAATACCACTTAGCTGAGAACTTGAGATTCCTATTGGAAATGAGGGTAATCGTGTCCAAGTGCAGGCCGTTGCTGGTCCGCCCGTCGACGGAGCAGTCGGCGCCGGCCGACCACATCAAAGTCTCCTCCTTCGACAAGCCTCTCGCCTTCTCCCCCTTCTCGTCGTCCACGTCTTCGACCGCGCCATCCACGAGCCCGCCGAGACCATCAAGAGGGCGCTGTCCCGCGCTCTGGACCACTTCCGCCTGATTGCAGGCCGCGTTGTCGTGGGAGACGACGACGGCGATCTCTGCATCGCATGCACTGGCGAGGGCGTCGAGTTCGTGGCCGCGACGGCCAGCTGCGCCTTAGTGGACGTCAAGCTCTTCGACCCGCCATTCGCGGCGCTGCTTAAAGACCTCGCCGTGGAATACCCGGAGGCCAGCTGCCGCGTGGCCGATCCCTTGCTGCTCATGCAGGTGACCGAGTTCTCCTGCGGCGCGTTCGTTCTTGGGGTCACGTGGAACCACGTCGTCGCCGACGGCACAGGGATCGCGCTGCTCCTACGGGCAGTGGGCGAGCTCGCCCGCGGGTTTGATCAGCCGTCCGTCCCTCCGGTCACCTGCGCCGACCAGCTCCTGCCGGACCTCCCGCCTTTGGCCGCCGCCATAGAGCAGACCATTGTTGGCCAGCTGAAGCCCAAGGATTACGCCTATGTAAgataataggctttggggggaaccggcacaactctctaggggtggcctatcacatatatatatatatatataatgaggtgatatacaacgttacaatatacacatgtaaatacagtctaacatcctccctcaatcttagccactttctaatgaatctagaagggtaagattgcgcctgcaagtctcaaactgtggcaaaggcaatggcttggtgaagatgtcagcaagttgatccttggaagaaataaacttgatctgtagttgcttctgagagacacgttcacgcacaaagtgatagtcaacttcaatgtgtttcgttcgggcatggaataccggatttgcagaaaggtatgtagcaccgatgttatcacaccaaagaacaggaggctgtgattggggtatacttaactcctgaagcaaggactgtacccagataatctctgatgtggcattggccacagccttatactcagcctcagtactgctacgcgagacagtagcctgtttccgagcactccaggcaatcaggttagagccaaagaagacagcataaccccccgtggatcgcctgtcatccggattgccagcccagtctgcatcagaatatgctgaaagacaaccagagtcagacggccgaatatgcaaaccatgagccaccgtgaaacgaatataacgcaaaatccgcttaacagcagaccaatgagtgtcacggggtgactgtagatactggcagactcggttaacagcataggaaatgtctggtcgcgtgatcgtcaagtactggagcccaccaacaatactccggtactcggtcgcatcagaagaagaaagaagcacaccatcaacagcattgagcttatcagtggtagacatgggtgtagtcgtcggtttgcacttaagcatcccagctcgctgcaacaaatccagagagtacttcttctgcgtcataacaaggccagcagcacgagaagtaacctccacaccaagaaagtaatgaagcttcccaaggtccttgaccgcaaaatcagcaccaagtgagcgaacaagcgcagtagcagccgactgagaggaactgaccaaaatgatatcatctacatagaccaacaagtacatagtaacctcaggcctttgaagaagaaacaatgaggagtcagcagttgatgatgcaaaaccatgagcacgaagagccattgcaagacgagcatgccaagcacgaggagcctgcttcagaccataaattgccttggacagacgacagagatgatcagggcgatccggatcagagaaacccggaggctggcgcatgtaaacctcctccaccaagacaccatgaagaaaagcattttgaacatcaagctgacgaagaaaccaacctcgagtaacagccagagagagaagaagtctgatggtagtaggcttgaccactggactgaaggtgtcttcatagtcaagtccaaaacgctgtcgaaatccacgagcaaccagacgagccttatagcgctcaatggacccatcagaatgcctcttcactttgaaaacccatttggaatcaatgacatttacccgtgattgtggaggaacaagagtccatgtctgattgcgaagaagcgcttgatactcctgctccatggcctctctccaatgaggaatgcgcatagcagcttgatacgtgcgtggctcagaggatggatctgcgagagcagcagacatgcacgccgctaaccaagcaactgtgccatcgtgacgttgcttaggctgaaaaatgccactccgactgcgcgtatgtggatgtagagcagcagcaggagccggcggaggcgaaggtgacggagacatgacggtcgccggagatgcaggaatcacctcaggcgagctcgggacagacgactccgggctgcatggcgaagactggcccgacgacaggggctcagaggccatgggcgaaccgagggtgggcgaggccagctccggtgacaccggcccagacggccttggcgaggcgagagcaggcgaggccggccctggtgagaagggcccagacaccctgggcgaggcaggggcgagcgaggccaggcctggtgatgactgccccgacgccctgggcgagacggggaccgaggaggccggcccagtcggcggggttgcagggcgcgacgatggcgaaggcagcccagaagccagaggcgaccgggccaggacgtcgagcggccgtgcatgagcacggaaaccgaggccatgcaggggcgccatgtgctcctcatgcacaacagaaggtgccgaggatgaaggcgatggcgaggaagaagaagatgacgcttccagaatctccaaacgagccccacgaccagtgcatgcaccatggttaggcaacaatagaggagaatatgcaacatcatcaaattgatcagaagcaacagaggatgaatgcatgacaggtggctcggtagtggacacagggagtttggcaaagggaaaaacatgctcatcaaacacaacatcccgagagatgtagacacgattagtgggaacatgaagacatttgtatcctttatgaagagagctataaccaagaaaaacacacttcttggaatgaaactcgagcttacgcttgttatatggacggagatggggccagcaagcacacccaaacaccttgagaaaggtgtagtccggttgttcattaaggagaacttcaatgggagtcttcatattcaaaacacgagtgggagtacgattgatgagaaaacatgcagtggtgaaagcatcactccaaaaacgaaacggaacagatgcatgggccaaaagagtcaaaccagcttcaacaatgtgacgatgcttacgttctactgaaccattctgctgatgtgtatgtggacatgctaaacggtgagtgatcccaagcgactgaaagaaggagttgaggttgcgatactcgccaccccagtccgactgaacatgaacaattttgtgcttgagaaggcgttcaacatgtttttggaactgaacaaaaatgtcaaacacatc
The Triticum dicoccoides isolate Atlit2015 ecotype Zavitan chromosome 3A, WEW_v2.0, whole genome shotgun sequence genome window above contains:
- the LOC119270969 gene encoding tryptophan decarboxylase 1-like, translated to MGSIPARSNPATAFGELPPFQPLNDDDIRSYLHKAVDFVSDYYKSVESMPVLPSVKPGYLRDELGASPPVHPAPFDVAMKELRASVVPGITHWASPNFFAFFPATNSAAAIAGDLIASTMNTVGFTWQEAPAATEMEVLVLDWLAQLLRLPRSFMNCTGASRGTGGSVILGTTSEAMLVTLAAARDIAMSRSGAGISNLAVYASDQTHSTFFKACRLAGFDSANFRSIPTGPETDYGIDPANLLAAMQADAMAGLVPTYVCATVGTTSSNAVDPIGDVAKVAAMFNAWVHVDAAYAGSACICPEFRHHLNGVERVDSISMSPHKWLLTCLDCTCLYVRDAHRLSQSLETNPEYLKNDASMSGDGTDLQDMQVGVGRRFRGLKLWMVMRTYGTANLQEHIRRDVAMAKMFEDLVHADDRFEIVVPRNFALVCFRIKATRIRADDEVNRLLMVNVNKTGKAYLAHTVVGGRLVLRFAVGSSLQEERHILSAWELIRKTVGEMMK